In Spirochaetota bacterium, the sequence ACCGAAGCCCGCCATGAGTGCGAACAGCCAAGCGAAATCGGCGGATACATCCTGGGCGGTTTCGTCCCCGATCCGCGCACGCCACCGTACGACGGCACGATGGCACAGGGACAGGTAGCCGATAAACTGGGTGATCGCCGCGAGCACGTAGGCCCGCTGGAATGCGACGACCGATACGCCGGGAATATCGGACACCCCATTCCCTGGAGTAATAAAAAAAATGTGCATGAGGACGGCCGCGGTGAAGGGTATCCCGTGCAGCAGGTCGATCCAGGAAAACGCTTTTCCTTCCGAGGAAAGGTTTCGGCAGAACAGGTACAGCAGGGGGCCAAACAGCAATTGGACCGGTTCGACGATTCGTCCCCCCGGGGAAGGAAGCACGATATGCAATACGCTCACGACCGTCTGCGAATGCCCCAGGCTGACGGAAAATGCCGCAAGCAGCCCGGCCAGCGGGAGCTTAACGCGCGGCTTTTTCCGGGAAGCGAGGACGAGCGCTGCGAGAAAAAATCCCTGCACGCAGCCGGCGAATATCACCATGTTGACGATTGGCTTAAAAGACATGATGGTTCCAATAACCCATTACTTGTACACCAGGGAAGCATCGAGCACGACCACGTGATAGATCCCATTAAGGTTGGCGATCGTGTCCCTGATGAATTCCGTCATCGCTTCGGGGGTATACTCATCCCGCCTGAGGTCGGCCATTTCCCTGCGAAGCCCAAGGACGAGCGATTCCTCCGGGGATTTATAAAGGCTGATCCCTCCGAATACGTTCCAGTGCCTGCTTTTATCCGACCCGTCCTCCTTGTTTCCGGGAAGAAGAAAATTTTCGAGCGCGATGGATCGGGGAAGCTTTTCACGGGGAATTATTTTTATCCATGAAAATGGTATCCGTACGGCCTCATCTATCATACCGACGGCCGCCTTCTTGTTTCCATTGTTGATCCGCATCGCTTCGCGGAACAACAGAATCATGGGAAGGTTGTGGTTCTGGAGTCCGATATCCTCATTTTTCACGCTTGTTTTCGCCGAGGAGCGCAGGTACCTCCCGTCGTACTGCGCATAGAGGAGCAATTGCATGATCTCCTTTCTATCCGCAGTCGATTTCCAGAACTGCCACTCCGCCCTCTCGGAATAATTTTCGGGATTGGTGAATTCACGAGGCGCTTTCTGGCCTCCCAGGCTTATCGTGATATCGAGATCCCTCGACAGGTGTCGTTCCATCTCGGCGAATACCGTTTCGTATTTGACCTCACCCCTATTGAATTTTTCATAGACGGGCGATTCAAGCAATTCCCTGAGATGATTTCTGAAAACAAGGAGATTATTCACAAATGCGGGCTGATTCTCAACGGACATGGTCTCCGCATCCTCTACGATCCCGATAAGATTCAGGAGCAGGGTGTAATAATCGCCTGATCTGTACAAATGATTGCAGCGGTCAATTTTTATTCCGAAATCTTCCGATTCACTCCGCGAGAGGATTCCCCGGCGTTTTCTATACGCAAAGGTAAATCGGAGCGACTCGCTGTAGATTTCTGCCCTGAGCTGGCCCAGGTATCCGGATCCACCCGCAAAATCGTATCCGGAAACATACGCGAGCGGGGATGACGCGGAAACCGTATTTTTTAACAGATACAGGGGGCGTTGAATATACTCGGTTGTGGGGATATACCTGAAAAGCTCCCTGGGCCGCGGGAAAATCCCGCTCGTGCGCGGAAAATTCGTGCACGCCTCGTACGGATCACCGCTTCCATACAGGTGATTCAGGAGCGCAATGTCCTCCTCGTCGGTGAAACCATTCCTGTTTGCATCGGTCTTGAGCGCGGTCAGGCTGTCAAAGGAAAACGGGTCTTCGATAAAATCGACGAGGAGACTGCGATCCATTTCGTCCCATCGATTGTCGCCATTCAGATCGCCCAGCATAATGAGCTGGGAATGGATGTTGACCCTGTTGACGGGTATTGTAAAATAAACGATAAGAACTATCGCCGCCGCCGCGATTACCGGATATATGATTCTTTTCGCCTTCAACCCCGTCCTCCCCCAAACGCCTTCCTGAGTTCCGCCGCAATTTCCTCAAGCGCCTGCTCCGCCTGTGGCAGCAGCCGCGACGCGGACACGAAACCGTGGACCATGCCGGGATAGCGGATGGCCCGCGCGGGCACCCCGGCGTCCTTGAGCTTCACGGCATATGCCTCGCCTTCATCGCGCAGCACATCGAAGGCCGCGGTGATGATGAGCGCCGGCGGGAGGTTCCTGTGGTCCGCTGCAAGAAACGGAGAGGCGTAGGGAAGTACGCGGTCTTTTTTATCCGGGAGGTACATCCCGATAAACTTTTCCACGTTGGGCTTGTCCAGCAGGTATCCTTTCGCGAACATCCCGTACGATCCGGTATTCAGGTACGCTGAATTGAGCCCCGGGTAGATAAGTACCTGGAAGGCGACGGCCGGTCCCCTGCGGTCACGGGCCATGAGGCAGACCGCGGCCGCCAGGTTGCCGCCCGCGCTGTCACCCGCGACCGCGATTTTCGCGGGATCAGCATGAAGCTGTTCGCTATTCGCCCTTACCCACAGCAGCGCGGCGTAGGCGTCATCGATCGCGGCCGGATACGGGTTTTCCGGCGCAAGCCGGTACTCGACCGATATTACCACAGCACCGCTCTTTTTCGCGAGTATGCGGCAGAGACCGTCATGCGTTTCGACGCTTCCCTGCACCCATCCGCCGCCGTGATAAAAGAGGACCACCGGCAGCAGGCCCTTCCCCCCGGGATTATACACGCGCACGGGGACGGATAGGCCGCCGGCGACGGCCTTCATGTCGCTCACCGAAGCCATCGGCAGCGGGGAGCCGCTTACCGAGGCGGCCATTTCGGCAAGGTGCCTGCGGGACTCAGCGACCGGCACATCGAGCTCCCGGGCCTCATTATCCGCGGCCCCGGTGAGTTTCAGGAATATCGCCACCCGGAAATCGAGTTCGCCATGCGGAGTGGACATCCAGCTCCTTATCGTGAAATAACCGGCGATTCCGATAAACAGGATCGCGACTGCCGCGACGATGAATATTTTCCTTAATTTCATATTAGAATCCTCCCTGTATCAATCCCGGCCGGATCAGGCGCCGGAAAAATCCTTCATGGCGACCAATTGGCCCAATAGCTTTTTCGCAAAGACTCCGCGGCGGAAGCGCCGCGTGAGAGGGTTACGTTGTAATATGGCAGGAGTGATTAGTCAAGACCCGGCTTATCGAGTTTCGGGAGCTTGATAAGGGTGATTTGGCGGCTTATTCGCCTGTTGTCAAACAAGAATTGGTCGGCGGAACCTTCATCTTCTTGGGAGCGTAAAGCCACCGGGAACCCTGGGGGCAGGTGATGCCTGGGAATTCCTTGCGCATTATTGCGGTTAGCGATTCTGCCCCCCGGCTCCGCCGCGTTCCGGCGCGGCGGAGCTGATGGTGTATCTTCCCAGGATGCGGACCTGGTGACGCGAGATCATGGCGCGCGCTTCGCGGAGCTCGCACGCGGATTACTCGCACGTCACCGCCAGCTCCGGCTGGTTTTCCGTGTTGTCGCCGGAGTCGATCGACACGTACGCCAACTGATTGGCCCACTGGTCGTTCACAAAATGGAGCCGGTACTGCGTGCGGCCTTGGGCAAGATCGTCCATCACCGCATCGGTCACATCAATGACCCGCCACTCGCCGTCGGCCGTCATGCCGCCCATGTCGGTCGCGGAAAGGCCACTGTAATACGTGGAATCCGTGATCGTCGGCGTGCTTGTTCCATAATCGATCCGGTCAGCTTTCAAATCTCCCAGGCCGCTGAACGGGGTGCCCGTGGTGGACGCTACGTGCACTCTGAGGATCACGCCGGTAATGGTTTTACCCGCCAGACCGGTGATATCAAAACTCAGCAGGCATCGGTATACGGAATTGGAGATCATCATCATAGGAGGGCCGGAACTGGAGGAGTATGCTTCTCCTATCACGATGGTCGTTTCATTAAAGATTCCCCCATAGGTGTCCGAGGTCGGGAACCCCGTCAATTCGGCATGACTGTACTTCACCAATCCGTCAAGGGATGCGTCGCTCTTTACCGTCATTGTTTCGCCGCCCGAACCCGAATCACTTTCTCCGCCGTCACAACCCGCGAGCCCGAATACCAGGGCCGCCGTCATGGTGAGTAGTGCGCACTTGAACCGATTCTTCATTATGGTCTCCTTACTGTCGTCAGAAATGTTCATCTCCCGTCTCCGGCTCGTTCCCTGAAACTCCGCAGCATATTCGATCATGCTTTCTAAAATCAAATCTTGCACGCGTTGTCTCCCGCCCGGCATTGCGGCGGACACGCGTCCGGAAGAACACGACTTCGCCGGATTTCATCTCGCCCTTTCTCTCTAAACGCGCGTTGTATGAATGAAATGAACTATATTCATTTCCGTCTCGCACTCCGCTGATCGAACAGAATTATTCCATATGGAGACAGGAGGGATTCGGGGATGCTTAAGCCCACCACCCTATTTTTTCGGATTTTATATTGACAGCCTCCTTCCCCCCGCCCCTATATGCGCCTTGAGGAACAGGCGTCCTTCGTTCCAGCCATCCGGTACAGGGGGTTCCCGCAATGTCGATGCCGGGCATCTGGGAAATCATCATAATCGCGGTCATACTCGTCGTGTTATTCGGCGGCAACAGGGCCATGTCCACCATCAAGGACCTGGGGCGCGAGGTATATCAATTGAAGAAAAAGGTCGACGACCTGGAAGATATGAAAAAGGGAAAGTTCTGACATGGATATCTACAAGATAAACGGCGGAAGGAAGCTGAAAGGCGAGGTCCCGGTTTCCGGGGCGAAGAACGCGGCGCTTCCCATCATCGTGGCGAGTCTGCTTGCGGAGGGCGAAACGGTCCTCACGAACGTGCCCGACCTCATGGACATCAAGACCATCATCCAGGTCATCGAGTGCCTGGGGGCGAAGACTGCCTTCGATCCGGCCCGCAACGCGCTCACGATCGACGTCAAGAAGATCTGCAACGTCGAGCTGCCCTACGACCTCGTCAAGACCATGCGCGCCTCGGTGTACGTGATGGGCCCGCTCCTCGCGCGCTGCGGCGAGGCCGACGTATCCATGCCCGGCGGATGCGCGATAGGCGAGCGTCCCGTCGACATCCACCTCTCCGGTTTCGAGGCCATGGGCTCGCAGATCGAGATCGAACACGGCTACATCAAGGCCCGCACCTCCGGCCTCAAGGGCGCGCACTTCGCGATGCGCAAGATCTCGGTGGGAGCGACGGCAAATTTATTAATGGCAGCCGTGCTCGCGAAGGGCACGACCGTGTTCGAAAACTGCGCCATGGAGCCCGATATCGTCGACCTGGGGAACTTCCTCACCGCGATGGGCGCCCGCATCGAGGGCCTGGGGACCGAGCGCATCACCGTCGAGGGCGTCAAGAGGCTCACCCCCGCGACCTACAGCGTCATGCCGGACCGCATCGAGGCAGGGAGCTATCTCATCGCCGGCGCCATCACGCGCGGCGAGGTCACCATCACCCGCACGGTGCCCGAGCACGTGGGGGCGCTCATCGTCACGCTCCGCGAGATGGGCTTCCTGGTCGACCAGGGAAACGACTACGTCACCGTGAAACCCGGCAGGAAACTCTCCGGCACCATGGTGCGCACCCAGCCCTACCCCGGCTTCCCGACCGACCTCCAGGCGCCCGTGATGGCCCTCATGACCACGATGCCCGGGTTGAGCGTCATAATCGAAACCATATTCGAGAACAGGTTCACCCACGCGGCCGAGTTAAGGCGCATGGGGGCCGATATCACCCTCGAGGGCAACACCGCCGTCGTCCGGGGGGTGAAAAAGCTCACCTCCGCAACGGTGATGATGTCCGACCTCCGGGCGGGCGCGGGGCTCCTGCTCGCGGCGCTCGCCGCCTCCAACGGCACCGAGATACGCCGCATCTACCACAGCGACCGGGGTTACGAAAAATTAGATCAAAAGTTATCCGCGCTAGGTGCCGATATTAAAAGGGTAAAAGGAGGAAAACCCTGATATGCTTCGAGGCATTTATACCGGCGCAAACGGCATGGTCGTCCAGGACGCCCGCATGGACGTTATCGCCAACAACCTGGCAAACGTCGACCAGACGGGATTCAAGAAGGACCTCGCGATATTCAAATCCTTCCCCGACATGCTCATACGCCGAATAAACGACGACGGGCTGGGTTCCGTACCCGCCGGCTCCTATGACAGCATGCCCATCGTGGGCAAGCTCGGCACAGGGGTGGAGGTGAACGAGGTGTTCACCCAGTTCGACCAGGGCTCACTCCAGCGCACCGAAAACAACTTCGACATGGCCCTCGAGGGGAACGCCTTTTTCACCGTCATGACCGAGCGCGGCGAGCGCTATACCCGGAACGGCTCCTTCACCCTGAACCAGGACGGCCTCCTCGTGACGCATACCGGCTATCCCGTCATGGGCGAAAACGGTCCCATCCGGATACAGCAGAACAATTTCATCGTCAACGAGCGCGGCGAGGTCATGGTCAACGGGGCCAAGTCGCTCGACCCGCATGACGTGGTAGGCCTGGCTGACAATTCCTGGGAACAGCCCATGGTCGTCGACCGCCTGAAGCTGGTCGACTTCGAGCGAATCCGCGAGGTCAAGAAGGAGGGGGACTCCCTCTACCGCGACACCGAACATTCGGGACCCGCGATGCCGGCCGGCGAATTCAAGGTGGTGCAGGGTTTCCTGGAAAAGTCGAACGTGAACGCGATCCGCGAGATGGTGGACATGATCGAGGTCCAGCGCAGCTACGAGGCGAACCAGAAGACCGTTCACACCCACGACCAGACCCTGGGCAAGCTGATAAACGAGATCATCCGTTAGGATCTTATTATATATAAACGCAAAAAAGGCGGGGTAACCCGCCTTTTTTATTGTTTACCGCCCACCCGAATTTTTATCTCATCAATCGCCGTTAATCCATTATCTCCTCATCTCCTCTTCCGTTGATGCTACGTTCCCGCAAGCTCCTCCGGCTCCTCGATGACGATGTTGTGCTTCTTTAAAAATTCGTTGAACCCGTACACCCTGTCGCCGGTGAAGGTCATGTCGATCGCCTGCGCGGGGCAGTTATTGACGCATCCCATGCACGCGACGCAGCGCCCGGTGTCGACGCGTCCCTTTTCGATATCGATCGCCCCGGCCGGGCATTTCTCCACGCAGGTCCCGCATTTAATGCATTTTCCCGCGTCGATCGTGTGCCGGCCGATCATGAGCTTGGTGAACCAGATCGAGGTGCCGCCCTTCATGAGTTCCGCGAAGGCGATGTCGCGGTCGATCTCCATCGCGGCGCCCTCGCCCACCTTCGAGAGTATCAGCCCCGCGAATTCCCTGGCCTTGCCATAGGTCTCTTTGCCCGGGAGGTGCCGGAATTTCAAGATGCGTTCCTCGCTCACGGTGCTCCAGGTGGGGGCGAACGCGCTCATGTTCGAGAAAAGCTCCATGCCCACGGGAACGCCGCCCTTCGCGGCAAGCAGCTCGAGCAGCGTGCAGCCGGTGTTGTGCTGGTTTCCCCCCTTCCCGCCGAACGTGACGAAGGAGGCGACGGCGGCGCCCTCGATGGAGGGGATCCTGTCCAGCCATTCCCGCATGAACGCGGGCACCTCGTAGTAGAACACCGGGCTTCCCGCGGCGATGAGGTCATAGCGCGCAAGTATTTCCGGGTTGATGTCCCTTACATCGTGCGCGTCCGTTTTTATTCCGGCCTTCTCCCAGGTCTTCGCGATGAGACGCCCGATCCGCTTCGTATGCCCGGTCTGGCTGAAGTAGACGACCAGGGCGCTGCCGGGTTTCCTGGACCTGATCGGTATGGTCGTATCCGTCTTGCCCGGGCTGGAGCATCCCGGCAGGCTTAACGCCAGTCCCGCGACCGCCGATTTTGCGAGAAATCTTCTCCTGCTTTCCATCCTTCACCTCACCCATGAGTGTGCGACTGCCTGATTATTATGTTTCGATAATTATCGAACTATAACAATACGCCGATTCCCGTCAATAATTATTTTTATTCACGCGACGTGTAAGAATGGGAGAGAGGGGATGGATGAGATTATACGGTGATGGGCTTCCCCTTCTTTTCCTTGTTGTCCCAGAACGGGGAAATCTCGAGCAGGCGGTTGATTATCTCGGGAAGCGCCGAGAGCACGTAATCCACCTCATCCTGTGTGGAGAAACGGCTGAGGCTGAAGCGGATGGAGCCGTGCGCCGCGGTGAACGGCACACCCATGGCGCGCAGCACGTGCGACGGCTCGAGCGAGCCCGACGAGCACGCGGAACCCGACGAGGCGGCGATGCCCTTTTCGTTAAGATAGAGGAGAATCGCTTCGCCCTCGATGAACTCGAAGCCGACGTTCGTCGTGTTGGGAACGCGGTGCGTGCGGCTCCCGTTCACGGACACGTTGCCGAACTTTTCCAGTATTCCCTTTTCGAGCCGGTCCCTCAGGCGCGCGAGCTCCGCTTCCTGAGGCAGGTAGCGGAGCGCAAGCTCCGCGGCCTTTCCCAATCCCACGATCGCCGGGACGTTCTCGGTGCCGGGGCGGCGGCCCCGTTCCTGGTGACCGCCGTAGAGCAGCGGCCGTATGCGCGTCCCCCTTTTCACGAAGAGCGCGCCAATCCCTTTGGGCGCGTGGAGCTTGTGCCCCGAGATGCCGAACATGTCGCATCCGATCTTCTTCACGTCGATCGGGATTTTTCCGGCGGCCTGCACGCCGTCTATGTGGAAGGGAACGCCGCGCTCGTTCAGGAACGCGCCGATCTCCTCCACCGGGAAGATAACCCCGGTCTCGTTGTTCGCGTACATGACCGAGACCACGGCCGTATCGTCGTCCACGGCCTTC encodes:
- a CDS encoding AraC family transcriptional regulator yields the protein MSFKPIVNMVIFAGCVQGFFLAALVLASRKKPRVKLPLAGLLAAFSVSLGHSQTVVSVLHIVLPSPGGRIVEPVQLLFGPLLYLFCRNLSSEGKAFSWIDLLHGIPFTAAVLMHIFFITPGNGVSDIPGVSVVAFQRAYVLAAITQFIGYLSLCHRAVVRWRARIGDETAQDVSADFAWLFALMAGFGFFYLASIPILFWYLHGGPAILNEALSMLAALFIFAIGFRALGAGMNRLMAVPGGPAVERYRNSPLDEASSREIFEELCAVMIRERPYADFEISLSTLAGRMGTAPYKLSQAINENSGRNFSEFINGYRVDEVKRLIAGASAPNYTLLDIAFEAGFNSKPTFNKVFKRMTGMTPSQFAGSQKK
- a CDS encoding alpha/beta hydrolase yields the protein MKLRKIFIVAAVAILFIGIAGYFTIRSWMSTPHGELDFRVAIFLKLTGAADNEARELDVPVAESRRHLAEMAASVSGSPLPMASVSDMKAVAGGLSVPVRVYNPGGKGLLPVVLFYHGGGWVQGSVETHDGLCRILAKKSGAVVISVEYRLAPENPYPAAIDDAYAALLWVRANSEQLHADPAKIAVAGDSAGGNLAAAVCLMARDRRGPAVAFQVLIYPGLNSAYLNTGSYGMFAKGYLLDKPNVEKFIGMYLPDKKDRVLPYASPFLAADHRNLPPALIITAAFDVLRDEGEAYAVKLKDAGVPARAIRYPGMVHGFVSASRLLPQAEQALEEIAAELRKAFGGGRG
- a CDS encoding twin-arginine translocase TatA/TatE family subunit: MSMPGIWEIIIIAVILVVLFGGNRAMSTIKDLGREVYQLKKKVDDLEDMKKGKF
- the murA gene encoding UDP-N-acetylglucosamine 1-carboxyvinyltransferase gives rise to the protein MDIYKINGGRKLKGEVPVSGAKNAALPIIVASLLAEGETVLTNVPDLMDIKTIIQVIECLGAKTAFDPARNALTIDVKKICNVELPYDLVKTMRASVYVMGPLLARCGEADVSMPGGCAIGERPVDIHLSGFEAMGSQIEIEHGYIKARTSGLKGAHFAMRKISVGATANLLMAAVLAKGTTVFENCAMEPDIVDLGNFLTAMGARIEGLGTERITVEGVKRLTPATYSVMPDRIEAGSYLIAGAITRGEVTITRTVPEHVGALIVTLREMGFLVDQGNDYVTVKPGRKLSGTMVRTQPYPGFPTDLQAPVMALMTTMPGLSVIIETIFENRFTHAAELRRMGADITLEGNTAVVRGVKKLTSATVMMSDLRAGAGLLLAALAASNGTEIRRIYHSDRGYEKLDQKLSALGADIKRVKGGKP
- the flgF gene encoding flagellar basal-body rod protein FlgF — translated: MLRGIYTGANGMVVQDARMDVIANNLANVDQTGFKKDLAIFKSFPDMLIRRINDDGLGSVPAGSYDSMPIVGKLGTGVEVNEVFTQFDQGSLQRTENNFDMALEGNAFFTVMTERGERYTRNGSFTLNQDGLLVTHTGYPVMGENGPIRIQQNNFIVNERGEVMVNGAKSLDPHDVVGLADNSWEQPMVVDRLKLVDFERIREVKKEGDSLYRDTEHSGPAMPAGEFKVVQGFLEKSNVNAIREMVDMIEVQRSYEANQKTVHTHDQTLGKLINEIIR
- a CDS encoding 4Fe-4S dicluster domain-containing protein, whose amino-acid sequence is MESRRRFLAKSAVAGLALSLPGCSSPGKTDTTIPIRSRKPGSALVVYFSQTGHTKRIGRLIAKTWEKAGIKTDAHDVRDINPEILARYDLIAAGSPVFYYEVPAFMREWLDRIPSIEGAAVASFVTFGGKGGNQHNTGCTLLELLAAKGGVPVGMELFSNMSAFAPTWSTVSEERILKFRHLPGKETYGKAREFAGLILSKVGEGAAMEIDRDIAFAELMKGGTSIWFTKLMIGRHTIDAGKCIKCGTCVEKCPAGAIDIEKGRVDTGRCVACMGCVNNCPAQAIDMTFTGDRVYGFNEFLKKHNIVIEEPEELAGT
- the nifS gene encoding cysteine desulfurase NifS: MNIKSVYFDNNATTMVDPAVLEAMLPFFSERYGNPSSMHDFGGAVAADVEKARRQVADLLGAENDYEIVFTSGGTESDNYAIMGTLAFFREKRHVITTRVEHPAVLNLCKRLEREGYRITYVPVDGEGMLDVEFLKKAVDDDTAVVSVMYANNETGVIFPVEEIGAFLNERGVPFHIDGVQAAGKIPIDVKKIGCDMFGISGHKLHAPKGIGALFVKRGTRIRPLLYGGHQERGRRPGTENVPAIVGLGKAAELALRYLPQEAELARLRDRLEKGILEKFGNVSVNGSRTHRVPNTTNVGFEFIEGEAILLYLNEKGIAASSGSACSSGSLEPSHVLRAMGVPFTAAHGSIRFSLSRFSTQDEVDYVLSALPEIINRLLEISPFWDNKEKKGKPITV